In the genome of Polyangiaceae bacterium, the window GAAGGCGTGTTTCACTTCTGTTGCAGCTGTGAGAGCTGCACTCGGCTCTCCGCCGGTGGACGCCTGTTGGGTATCAGCGTGCCCGATGAGACGTTCAAGTCGGAGGGTCCGCTCAAGCTTTATGCATATCCCGGCGGAAGTGGCGAGCAGATCGAACTGTCGTTCTGCGGCAACTGCTCGAGTCAGCTGTTCGCCCGCCCACTACAGCACAAGGGCATC includes:
- a CDS encoding GFA family protein, which translates into the protein MSGLSGHCHCGQCKYSVEHEGVFHFCCSCESCTRLSAGGRLLGISVPDETFKSEGPLKLYAYPGGSGEQIELSFCGNCSSQLFARPLQHKGIVILRAGTLDKGIGFKPRKFIFVDEGYDWDLHSF